The following proteins are encoded in a genomic region of Arachis ipaensis cultivar K30076 chromosome B02, Araip1.1, whole genome shotgun sequence:
- the LOC107628184 gene encoding transcription repressor OFP16-like, which translates to MIKNFNSLYDPSLSFNHDHSLRFSSLSTITTTITSSFDSEPEIEPEPADFAAAFSSQRFFFSSPGQSNSLVKYNNKNPNSNSSSSSLPFVVNTSQFDSANNDKNNNNNSSKKKKKDVIFNGSVAVPTYSPDPYLDFRRSMQEMVEARPELMDVKSNWNVLHELLLCYLALNPKSTHKFIIGAFADLLVSLMPF; encoded by the coding sequence TCAAGAACTTTAATTCTCTCTATGACCCTTCCTTATCTTTTAATCATGATCATTCCCTACGCTTCTCTTCTCTCTCCACCATAACCACTACTATAACCTCTTCCTTTGATTCCGAACCCGAAATAGAACCTGAACCGGCGGATTTCGCCGCCGCCTTCTCCTCCCAACGTTTTTTCTTTTCGTCCCCCGGACAATCCAACTCCCTTGttaaatacaataataaaaatcctaattctaactcTTCCTCGTCTTCGTTACCCTTCGTTGTTAACACCAGTCAATTTGACAGTGCTAACAACgacaaaaataacaataataatagtagtaagaagaaaaagaaggacgtGATTTTCAATGGAAGCGTGGCCGTGCCAACATACTCGCCAGATCCCTACCTAGATTTCCGGCGATCCATGCAAGAAATGGTGGAGGCACGGCCGGAGCTTATGGATGTAAAATCAAATTGGAATGTATTACATGAGCTTCTTCTTTGTTACCTTGCCCTGAACCCTAAAAGCACACACAAGTTCATTATTGGTGCTTTTGCTGACCTCCTTGTTAGCCTCATGCCATTCTAG